The Pantoea sp. At-9b genome includes a window with the following:
- the cof gene encoding HMP-PP phosphatase translates to MARLAAFDMDGTLLLPTHRLGIETLASLHALHQRDVTLTFATGRHLLDMQPVVREQVTLPAWLITGNGTRVHDLDGKLLYGCDLPPSIAEEVIHRHWQTPASIHIFNDEGWFTDKPLPFVREAHVLSGFDYQLRDLQRMSAHEVTKICFIAPHETLCALKAELDAALGERANICFSAWDCLEVLPLDCHKGAALARLCQHLSLSLADCMAFGDAMNDREMLGSVGNGFIMGNAMPQLKAELPHLPVIGRCETQAVSHYLNHWMTTPHLDYSPEC, encoded by the coding sequence ATGGCACGCCTCGCGGCATTTGATATGGACGGTACGCTGTTGTTGCCTACGCATCGCTTAGGTATAGAAACCCTCGCCAGTTTGCATGCCCTGCATCAGCGCGACGTCACACTGACGTTTGCCACCGGACGTCATCTGCTGGATATGCAGCCGGTGGTGCGTGAACAAGTGACGCTTCCTGCGTGGTTGATCACCGGAAACGGAACGCGTGTGCACGATCTGGATGGCAAGCTGTTGTATGGCTGTGATTTGCCGCCTTCCATCGCCGAAGAGGTTATTCATCGCCACTGGCAAACGCCTGCATCCATCCATATTTTCAACGACGAAGGCTGGTTTACTGACAAGCCGCTGCCGTTCGTGCGTGAAGCGCATGTGCTGAGTGGGTTCGACTATCAACTGCGTGATCTGCAACGTATGTCGGCGCATGAAGTCACCAAAATCTGCTTTATTGCCCCGCATGAGACGTTATGTGCGTTAAAAGCCGAGCTGGATGCCGCGTTGGGTGAGCGAGCGAATATCTGTTTTTCAGCCTGGGATTGCCTGGAAGTGTTGCCGCTGGATTGCCACAAAGGCGCGGCACTGGCACGCCTTTGTCAGCATCTTTCCTTGTCACTCGCTGATTGTATGGCGTTTGGCGATGCCATGAATGACCGCGAAATGCTGGGGAGTGTCGGGAACGGTTTCATCATGGGTAACGCCATGCCTCAATTGAAAGCGGAGTTGCCGCATTTGCCGGTTATTGGTCGTTGCGAGACACAGGCGGTGTCTCACTATTTAAATCACTGGATGACCACACCACACCTCGATTATTCCCCCGAATGCTGA
- a CDS encoding Lrp/AsnC family transcriptional regulator — MLDKTDRTLLALLQQDCTLSLQTLADAVNLTTTPCWKRLKKLEDDGIIRARVALLDGDKIGLALTAFMFVKTQQHSSDWYQQFVSVVQQMPEVMAFYRMAGEYDYLLRIQVADMKSYDGFYKRLVNGVPGLIDVTSSFAMEEIKYTTALPVAP; from the coding sequence ATGCTAGATAAAACTGACCGTACACTGCTGGCGTTATTACAGCAGGATTGCACCCTGTCACTCCAGACGCTGGCAGATGCGGTCAATCTCACCACCACACCGTGCTGGAAACGCCTGAAAAAACTGGAAGATGATGGCATTATTCGTGCGCGCGTGGCGCTATTGGACGGCGATAAAATCGGACTGGCGCTGACTGCGTTCATGTTTGTCAAAACCCAGCAGCACAGCAGCGACTGGTATCAGCAATTTGTCAGCGTGGTCCAGCAGATGCCAGAAGTGATGGCGTTCTATCGTATGGCCGGAGAATACGACTATCTGCTGCGCATTCAGGTGGCAGATATGAAAAGTTACGACGGTTTTTATAAGCGGCTGGTGAATGGCGTACCGGGTCTGATTGATGTGACCTCCAGTTTCGCGATGGAAGAAATTAAATATACCACCGCATTGCCGGTAGCACCCTGA
- the hupB gene encoding nucleoid-associated protein HU-beta — protein MNKSQLIDKIAADADISKAAAGRVLDAFMGSVSDALKGGDEVALVGFGTFSVRERAARTGRNPQTGKEITIPAGKVPGFRAGKALKDAVN, from the coding sequence GTGAATAAGTCACAGTTGATCGACAAAATTGCTGCAGATGCGGATATTTCTAAGGCAGCAGCGGGACGTGTATTAGATGCATTCATGGGTTCCGTTTCTGACGCGCTGAAAGGCGGTGATGAAGTGGCACTGGTTGGTTTCGGTACTTTCTCTGTTCGTGAGCGTGCTGCTCGCACAGGCCGTAACCCGCAAACCGGTAAAGAGATCACCATTCCGGCTGGTAAAGTGCCGGGCTTCCGCGCGGGTAAAGCGCTGAAAGACGCTGTCAATTAA
- a CDS encoding thioesterase family protein: protein MQTTIKVRGYHLDVYQHVNNARYLEFLEEARWQWLEDVDAFNWLVQQKLAFVVVNININYRRPAVLGDVLTIESEIAQLNGKSGVISQRVLLASDGSPVADAALTFVCIDLQTQKAVPMEGELRERLAALMV, encoded by the coding sequence ATGCAGACCACGATCAAAGTGCGCGGCTACCATCTTGATGTTTATCAGCACGTTAATAATGCGCGTTATCTGGAGTTTCTCGAAGAGGCGCGTTGGCAATGGCTGGAAGATGTCGATGCGTTTAACTGGCTGGTGCAGCAGAAACTCGCCTTTGTGGTGGTGAATATCAACATTAATTATCGCCGCCCGGCAGTGCTGGGCGACGTCCTTACCATTGAGAGCGAGATTGCCCAGTTGAATGGGAAGAGTGGGGTTATCTCACAACGCGTTTTACTGGCCAGCGATGGCTCGCCGGTGGCTGATGCTGCATTGACCTTTGTGTGTATCGATCTGCAGACGCAAAAAGCGGTGCCGATGGAGGGGGAATTGCGCGAACGGCTGGCGGCATTAATGGTGTGA
- the ppiD gene encoding peptidylprolyl isomerase: MMDNLRAAGNHVVLKIILGLIILSFVLTGVGNYLIGGNSDYAAKVNGHEISRAELDQAYNTERNRQQQMLGDQFSQLASNEGYMQQMRQQALSQLIDQALLDQYIKDLHIGISDDQVKDAIFNQQAFQTNGKFDNVKYNGLITSMGFTADQYAEALRKQLATQQLINAVANTDFMLKGETSKLVDLVAQQREIRQATIDVNALAAKQTVTDDEISQYYQQHQNSFMAPEQFRVSYIKMDAASLQENASEADIQSWFDQHKADYSQPQRNRYSVIQTKTEADANAVLDALKKGEDFATLAKSKSIDPISARKGGDMGWLEPNTTPDELKNANLTEKGQLSGVIKSSVGFLIARLDDIQPEQVKPLSEVHDAVADKVKQEKAVDAFYKMQQKVSEAASNDNESLAGAAEASGLKVVETDWFSQDSVPQDLDFDAVKQAVFNGGLVGQNGAPGNNSDIISVDGDRAFVLRISEHKPEAVKPLDQVKAQIADTLKHDKATQQAKEQANKLLADLNAGKQDGLQAAGLTLSASKTVDRNAQDPVAQSAFNLPQPVDNKPSWGVSEDMQGNVVLVALDKVSTGSMPQPQIDQMVKGVTQNNAQIAFEALLENLRKEAKIKYGAAAQMQ; the protein is encoded by the coding sequence ATGATGGACAATTTACGTGCGGCGGGTAATCACGTCGTGCTCAAAATCATTCTGGGATTGATTATCCTGTCCTTTGTACTGACCGGGGTGGGCAACTACCTGATTGGCGGTAACAGTGATTATGCTGCCAAAGTTAACGGACATGAGATCAGTCGTGCAGAACTGGACCAGGCTTATAACACGGAGCGCAATCGTCAACAGCAGATGCTGGGCGATCAATTCTCTCAGCTGGCCAGTAATGAAGGCTACATGCAGCAGATGCGTCAGCAGGCCCTTTCTCAGTTGATTGATCAGGCACTGCTCGACCAGTACATCAAAGATCTGCACATTGGCATCAGCGACGATCAGGTTAAAGACGCGATTTTCAATCAGCAGGCTTTCCAGACCAATGGTAAGTTCGACAACGTCAAATACAACGGTCTGATCACCAGCATGGGCTTCACCGCCGATCAATACGCCGAAGCACTGCGTAAGCAGTTGGCGACTCAGCAGCTGATTAACGCCGTTGCCAATACCGATTTCATGCTGAAAGGTGAAACCAGCAAGCTGGTGGACCTGGTGGCGCAACAGCGCGAAATCCGTCAGGCGACCATTGATGTCAATGCACTGGCGGCGAAACAAACCGTTACTGATGACGAAATCAGCCAGTACTATCAACAGCATCAAAATAGCTTTATGGCACCGGAGCAGTTCCGCGTCAGCTACATCAAGATGGATGCCGCGAGCTTGCAGGAAAACGCCAGCGAAGCGGATATCCAGAGCTGGTTCGATCAACACAAAGCTGACTACTCGCAGCCGCAACGTAATCGCTACAGCGTGATTCAGACCAAAACGGAAGCGGATGCCAATGCTGTGCTGGATGCGCTGAAGAAAGGCGAAGATTTCGCTACCCTGGCGAAAAGCAAATCCATCGACCCGATCTCTGCCCGTAAAGGGGGCGACATGGGTTGGCTGGAACCGAACACCACCCCGGATGAGCTGAAGAACGCTAACCTGACTGAAAAAGGCCAACTTTCTGGCGTGATCAAGTCATCCGTTGGCTTCCTGATTGCCCGACTGGATGATATTCAGCCGGAGCAGGTTAAGCCGCTGTCTGAAGTGCATGATGCTGTTGCTGACAAAGTGAAGCAGGAAAAAGCGGTTGATGCCTTCTACAAAATGCAGCAGAAAGTCAGCGAAGCAGCCAGCAATGACAACGAATCACTGGCGGGCGCGGCGGAAGCTTCAGGTCTGAAAGTGGTCGAAACTGACTGGTTCAGCCAGGACAGCGTGCCGCAGGATCTGGATTTTGATGCGGTTAAACAAGCGGTCTTTAATGGTGGTTTAGTGGGTCAGAATGGCGCGCCGGGTAACAACTCCGACATCATCTCAGTGGATGGTGATCGTGCGTTTGTCCTGCGTATCAGCGAGCACAAACCTGAAGCCGTCAAACCGCTGGATCAGGTGAAAGCACAAATCGCGGATACCCTGAAGCATGATAAAGCGACGCAGCAGGCGAAAGAGCAGGCGAATAAGTTACTGGCCGATCTCAACGCAGGTAAGCAGGATGGTCTGCAAGCTGCGGGTCTGACGCTGAGCGCCAGCAAAACGGTGGATCGCAATGCACAGGATCCGGTAGCACAATCCGCCTTCAACCTGCCACAGCCGGTGGATAACAAGCCGTCATGGGGCGTGAGCGAAGATATGCAGGGTAATGTGGTGTTGGTGGCGCTGGATAAAGTCAGCACCGGCAGCATGCCACAGCCGCAGATCGACCAGATGGTAAAAGGCGTAACGCAGAATAACGCGCAAATCGCGTTCGAAGCTCTGCTGGAAAACCTGCGCAAAGAGGCGAAGATCAAGTACGGTGCCGCCGCGCAAATGCAGTAA
- a CDS encoding PLP-dependent cysteine synthase family protein yields MQTPWIRHAINEINADFQRSADTHLIRFSLDDFPGIGFYLKDESTHPSGSLKHRLARSLFLYGLANGWIRQGTPIIEASSGSTAVSEAYFARLLGLPFIAVMPASTAKRKIELIRFYGGECHFVTDPCQLYSESERLARELNGHFMDQFTYAERATDWRGNNNIAESIFRQMAHEPCPVPHTLIMSAGTGGTSATLGRYIRYQGYDTRLLVVDPEHSVFFDFWHSRERGLSSDRGSMIEGIGRPRVEPSFLPDVIDEMIKVPDAATVAAMLKLEQILGRRPGASTGTNFWGMLQVAKRMREQGEQGSLVTILCDSGERYPDTYYNAEWVAQHIGDVQPWQRELQ; encoded by the coding sequence ATGCAAACGCCCTGGATTCGTCACGCTATTAACGAAATTAACGCTGATTTTCAGCGATCTGCCGACACGCACCTGATTCGCTTTAGCCTGGATGATTTTCCCGGCATTGGTTTTTACCTGAAAGACGAAAGCACCCATCCGAGCGGCAGCCTGAAACACCGCCTGGCACGCTCGCTGTTTTTGTACGGTCTGGCTAATGGCTGGATTCGCCAGGGAACACCGATTATTGAAGCCTCATCCGGCAGCACGGCGGTTTCAGAGGCCTATTTTGCGCGTCTGCTGGGCCTGCCGTTTATTGCTGTGATGCCCGCCAGCACCGCCAAACGTAAGATCGAGCTGATCCGTTTTTACGGTGGGGAATGCCACTTCGTGACCGATCCTTGCCAGCTGTATAGCGAATCTGAGCGACTGGCGCGGGAGCTGAACGGCCATTTTATGGATCAGTTTACCTACGCTGAACGCGCCACTGACTGGCGTGGCAATAACAACATCGCCGAAAGCATCTTCCGCCAGATGGCCCATGAACCCTGCCCGGTGCCGCATACCCTAATTATGAGCGCCGGTACGGGCGGCACCTCCGCCACCCTCGGGCGCTATATTCGTTATCAGGGTTATGACACCCGCCTGCTGGTGGTCGATCCTGAGCATTCGGTGTTTTTTGATTTCTGGCACAGCCGCGAGCGCGGATTAAGTAGCGATCGTGGCAGCATGATTGAAGGCATTGGCCGCCCACGCGTTGAACCGTCGTTCTTGCCCGATGTGATTGACGAGATGATCAAGGTGCCAGACGCCGCAACCGTAGCTGCCATGCTGAAGCTGGAACAGATTCTTGGCCGTCGTCCGGGCGCCTCCACCGGTACCAACTTCTGGGGGATGTTGCAGGTGGCAAAACGTATGCGTGAACAGGGTGAACAGGGATCGCTGGTGACGATACTGTGCGACAGCGGCGAGCGTTATCCGGATACCTATTACAATGCGGAATGGGTCGCACAGCACATTGGTGATGTACAGCCATGGCAACGTGAGCTGCAATAA
- a CDS encoding helix-hairpin-helix domain-containing protein codes for MIKQTFQVLFFSLALGGTVCSTSLAAAESPSETQATQVSTPAQGQVSINQATAEELAAAMNGIGLKKAQSIVSYREQYGPFTAIEQLKEVPGIGSALVERNSARLKL; via the coding sequence ATGATCAAACAAACATTTCAGGTTTTATTCTTCTCGCTGGCCCTTGGCGGTACGGTGTGCTCTACCAGTCTCGCTGCGGCAGAAAGTCCCAGTGAAACGCAGGCAACGCAGGTATCCACGCCAGCACAAGGGCAGGTCAGTATCAACCAGGCGACGGCAGAGGAACTTGCAGCAGCCATGAATGGTATTGGTCTGAAGAAAGCGCAGTCCATTGTCAGTTATCGCGAGCAATACGGTCCGTTTACCGCGATCGAGCAACTTAAGGAGGTGCCGGGCATCGGTAGCGCATTGGTTGAGCGTAACAGTGCCCGCCTGAAATTGTGA
- a CDS encoding SgrR family transcriptional regulator: MRQLHRVNQFQRLWQLSQGAPQHLSVSMMAQHCFCSERHIRTLLRQWQDAGWLCWLGAAGRGKQGTLTFLVSPEQLRQQLLQQQLAAGEAVQALQVLDVQPDHLLNMLRPLMGGQWLNQAPVLRIPYYRALEPLRPLRLTGRAEQHLARQIFSGLTRFQGDDVVGDLAHHWQHDETGRDWFFWLRPQLSWHNDEPLYAAQLVAQFNKIRHSTPGLRLLASVESITAPHPLALRIRLRHSDYWLPQRLAHQHCLLPHPERDDIGSGAWKLAHFTDDLVRLESHARWHLQRPLIQAVEYWITPQLFDRTLGTSCRHPVQIAIGDPDELDTLRPVDRSISLGFCYLAPRISTRLSAAQAKTLISLIQRSGMIQQLPLEEGLITPSQELLPGWPVPAPEETMAALPAALTLHYHLPVELHVMAAALKPLLAAQGCQLTCIFHDVKSWRDERELAEADLVMGDRLIGDAPLFTLISWLENDPLWQPLRGSQSAINLRHHLREIAQQQDPDQRAILSHQLFEQLMRAGYMLPLFNYRYQISAPPGVEGIQLNSLGWFDFTRAWIPPPAAVDTVHHTSEPVP, translated from the coding sequence ATGCGGCAACTCCATCGGGTCAACCAATTTCAGCGGCTGTGGCAACTCAGCCAGGGTGCACCACAACATCTGAGCGTCTCGATGATGGCGCAGCACTGTTTTTGCAGCGAACGCCATATCCGTACCTTATTGCGCCAATGGCAGGACGCTGGCTGGCTGTGCTGGCTGGGTGCTGCGGGTCGCGGCAAACAGGGAACGCTGACCTTTCTCGTGTCGCCGGAACAGCTGCGCCAGCAACTGTTGCAGCAGCAACTCGCCGCAGGTGAAGCGGTGCAGGCATTGCAGGTGCTCGACGTACAGCCGGATCACTTGCTGAATATGCTGCGTCCGCTGATGGGGGGACAGTGGCTCAATCAGGCTCCGGTGTTACGTATTCCTTACTACCGCGCCCTTGAGCCTTTGCGCCCGCTGCGATTGACCGGACGCGCCGAACAACATCTGGCGCGCCAGATTTTTTCCGGACTGACACGCTTCCAGGGAGACGATGTCGTCGGCGATTTGGCCCACCACTGGCAGCATGACGAGACGGGCCGCGACTGGTTTTTCTGGCTGCGCCCGCAATTGAGCTGGCATAACGATGAACCGCTGTATGCTGCGCAGTTGGTGGCGCAGTTCAACAAGATCCGTCATAGCACGCCGGGGCTGCGGCTGCTGGCCTCAGTAGAAAGTATCACTGCGCCACACCCACTGGCGCTGCGTATTCGCCTGCGTCACAGCGATTACTGGTTGCCGCAACGGCTGGCGCATCAACACTGCCTGTTACCGCATCCTGAACGTGATGACATCGGCAGCGGCGCATGGAAACTGGCGCATTTCACCGATGACCTGGTACGGCTGGAAAGCCATGCGCGCTGGCATTTACAACGCCCATTGATTCAGGCGGTTGAATACTGGATCACGCCCCAATTGTTTGATCGGACACTTGGCACCAGCTGTCGTCATCCGGTGCAAATCGCCATTGGCGATCCGGACGAGCTGGATACCCTACGTCCGGTTGATCGCAGCATCAGCCTGGGATTCTGCTACCTGGCCCCCCGCATCTCCACGCGGCTGAGTGCCGCACAGGCAAAAACCTTAATTAGCCTGATTCAGCGCAGCGGTATGATTCAACAATTGCCGCTGGAAGAAGGATTAATCACCCCGAGTCAGGAGCTACTGCCTGGCTGGCCGGTCCCGGCTCCTGAAGAGACAATGGCTGCGCTGCCAGCAGCCCTGACTCTGCATTATCATCTGCCGGTTGAATTGCATGTGATGGCCGCCGCATTGAAACCCTTATTAGCCGCGCAGGGGTGTCAGCTAACCTGCATTTTTCATGATGTCAAAAGCTGGCGCGATGAACGGGAGCTGGCCGAGGCCGATCTGGTAATGGGCGATCGCCTGATTGGTGATGCACCGCTGTTTACCTTGATCAGTTGGCTGGAGAATGATCCGCTCTGGCAGCCGCTGCGGGGATCGCAAAGTGCGATCAATTTACGTCACCACCTGCGTGAGATAGCGCAACAGCAGGACCCGGATCAGCGTGCTATCCTTAGCCACCAGCTGTTTGAGCAACTGATGCGCGCCGGTTATATGCTGCCGCTGTTCAATTATCGCTACCAAATCTCCGCCCCACCCGGCGTGGAAGGCATTCAACTCAACAGCCTGGGCTGGTTCGACTTTACACGCGCCTGGATCCCCCCTCCCGCTGCAGTCGATACTGTTCATCACACATCTGAGCCAGTACCATAA
- the lon gene encoding endopeptidase La: MNPERSERIEIPVLPLRDVVVYPHMVIPLFVGREKSIRCLEAAMDHDKKIMLVAQKEASTDEPGINDLFSVGTVASVLQMLKLPDGTVKVLVEGLQRAHITTLADNGDHFVAQAEYLISPEIEEREQEVLVRTAINQFEGYIKLNKKIPPEVLTSLNSIDDAARLADTVAAHMPLKLADKQSVLEMSDVNERLEYLMAMMESEIDLLQVEKRIRNRVKKQMEKSQREYYLNEQMKAIQKELGEMDDAPDEYEALKRKIEAAKMPTEAREKAEAELQKLKMMSPMSAEATVVRGYIDWMVQVPWNARSKVKKDLRKAQETLDTDHYGLERVKDRILEYLAVQSRVSKIKGPILCLVGPPGVGKTSLGQSIAKATGRKYVRMALGGVRDEAEIRGHRRTYIGSMPGKLIQKMAKVGVKNPLFLLDEIDKMSSDMRGDPASALLEVLDPEQNIAFNDHYLEVDYDLSDVMFVATSNSMNIPAPLLDRMEVIRLSGYTEDEKLNIAKQHLLPKQIERNALKEKEISVDDSAIMGIIRYYTREAGVRSLERELSKLCRKAVKALLMDKAKKHITINGDNLKDFLGVQRFDYGRADSENRVGQVTGLAWTEVGGDLLTIETACVPGKGKLTYTGSLGEVMQESIQAALTVVRARAEKLGINGDFYEKRDIHVHVPEGATPKDGPSAGIAMCTALVSCLTGNPVRSDVAMTGEITLRGQVLPIGGLKEKLLAAHRGGIKTVLIPDENKRDLEEIPQNVIADLTIHPVKRIEEVLNLALENAPYGMQVATAK; encoded by the coding sequence ATGAATCCTGAGCGTTCTGAACGCATTGAAATCCCCGTGTTGCCTCTGCGCGACGTGGTGGTTTATCCGCACATGGTAATTCCGTTGTTTGTGGGTCGGGAAAAATCGATTCGGTGCCTCGAAGCCGCGATGGATCATGATAAGAAGATCATGCTGGTTGCACAGAAAGAGGCTTCAACGGATGAACCTGGTATTAACGATCTCTTCTCTGTAGGGACCGTCGCTTCAGTATTGCAAATGCTGAAGCTGCCGGATGGCACGGTCAAAGTGCTGGTTGAGGGTTTGCAGCGCGCGCATATCACCACGCTGGCAGATAATGGCGACCACTTTGTCGCCCAGGCTGAATATCTGATCTCGCCCGAAATCGAAGAGCGCGAGCAGGAAGTGCTGGTCCGCACGGCCATCAATCAGTTTGAAGGCTACATCAAGCTCAACAAAAAAATTCCTCCTGAGGTGTTAACCTCACTCAACAGCATTGACGATGCAGCCCGTCTGGCTGACACCGTTGCGGCGCATATGCCGTTGAAACTGGCCGATAAACAATCTGTGCTGGAGATGTCCGACGTCAATGAGCGTCTGGAATATCTGATGGCGATGATGGAGTCGGAAATCGATCTGCTGCAGGTTGAGAAGCGTATTCGCAACCGCGTGAAAAAGCAGATGGAAAAAAGCCAGCGCGAGTATTACCTCAATGAGCAAATGAAGGCGATTCAGAAAGAGTTGGGCGAGATGGATGATGCGCCTGACGAATATGAAGCGCTGAAACGCAAAATTGAAGCGGCAAAAATGCCGACTGAAGCGCGTGAAAAAGCTGAAGCGGAATTGCAGAAGCTGAAGATGATGTCGCCGATGTCAGCGGAAGCAACGGTAGTACGTGGCTACATCGACTGGATGGTTCAGGTTCCGTGGAACGCGCGCAGCAAGGTGAAAAAAGACCTGCGTAAAGCGCAGGAAACGCTGGATACCGACCATTACGGTCTGGAGCGCGTGAAAGACCGCATCCTTGAGTATCTTGCGGTGCAGAGCCGTGTCAGCAAAATCAAAGGGCCGATTCTGTGCCTGGTAGGACCGCCGGGGGTAGGTAAAACCTCGCTGGGTCAGTCAATTGCGAAAGCAACTGGCCGTAAGTATGTGCGTATGGCATTGGGTGGCGTGCGTGATGAAGCGGAAATTCGCGGACATCGTCGTACTTACATCGGCTCAATGCCGGGCAAACTGATCCAGAAAATGGCGAAAGTCGGGGTGAAAAACCCGCTGTTCCTGCTGGATGAGATCGACAAAATGTCGTCCGATATGCGCGGCGATCCGGCTTCTGCCTTGCTTGAGGTACTGGATCCGGAGCAGAACATCGCGTTTAACGATCACTATCTGGAAGTGGATTACGATCTGTCAGACGTGATGTTTGTCGCGACCTCAAACTCGATGAATATCCCGGCACCGCTGCTGGATCGTATGGAGGTGATTCGTCTCTCCGGTTATACCGAAGATGAAAAACTGAACATCGCTAAACAGCATCTGTTGCCGAAACAGATTGAGCGTAATGCGCTGAAAGAAAAAGAAATCAGCGTAGATGACAGCGCCATTATGGGCATCATTCGTTACTACACCCGTGAAGCGGGTGTGCGTAGCCTTGAGCGTGAGCTGTCTAAACTGTGCCGTAAAGCAGTGAAAGCGCTGCTGATGGACAAAGCGAAAAAACACATCACCATCAACGGTGATAACCTCAAAGATTTCCTTGGGGTTCAGCGCTTTGATTACGGCCGTGCGGATAGCGAAAACCGTGTGGGTCAGGTAACGGGTCTGGCATGGACGGAAGTGGGCGGCGATCTGCTGACCATCGAAACCGCTTGTGTGCCAGGCAAAGGTAAGCTGACCTATACCGGCTCGCTGGGTGAAGTGATGCAGGAGTCCATCCAGGCCGCGCTGACGGTAGTCCGTGCCCGTGCGGAGAAATTGGGTATCAATGGCGATTTCTATGAGAAACGCGATATCCATGTGCACGTGCCGGAAGGGGCAACGCCGAAAGATGGTCCAAGTGCCGGTATCGCAATGTGTACTGCGCTGGTCTCCTGTCTGACGGGTAACCCGGTGCGTTCTGATGTCGCGATGACCGGTGAGATCACCTTACGTGGTCAGGTGCTGCCTATCGGTGGTTTGAAAGAAAAACTACTGGCTGCACATCGTGGTGGCATTAAAACGGTGCTGATCCCGGACGAAAACAAACGCGATTTGGAAGAGATTCCACAGAACGTGATCGCTGATTTGACCATTCACCCGGTGAAACGCATTGAAGAGGTGCTGAACCTGGCACTGGAAAATGCCCCTTACGGGATGCAGGTTGCGACCGCAAAATAG
- the queC gene encoding 7-cyano-7-deazaguanine synthase QueC: MKRAVVVFSGGQDSTTCLIQALQQYDEVHCVTFDYGQRHREEIEVAAELAQKLGARAHKVLDVTLLNELAVSSLTRDNIPVPAYDPDASGLPSTFVPGRNILFLTLASIYAYQVEAEAVITGVCETDFSGYPDCRDEFVKALNNAVSLGMARHIRFETPLMWLNKAETWALADYWQQLPLVRAETLTCYNGIKGDGCGECAACHLRARGLTDYQANAAAIMAQMKQKSGLA, translated from the coding sequence ATGAAAAGAGCCGTTGTAGTATTCAGTGGCGGACAAGATTCCACCACCTGCTTAATTCAGGCGTTACAGCAGTATGACGAAGTGCATTGCGTCACCTTTGATTATGGCCAGCGTCATCGCGAAGAGATCGAGGTTGCCGCCGAACTGGCACAGAAACTGGGTGCACGTGCGCACAAAGTACTGGATGTTACGCTGTTGAACGAATTGGCCGTCAGCAGCCTGACGCGCGATAACATCCCGGTTCCGGCTTATGATCCGGATGCCAGCGGTCTGCCAAGTACCTTCGTGCCCGGACGCAATATCCTGTTCTTAACGCTGGCCTCAATTTATGCGTATCAGGTTGAAGCGGAAGCGGTGATCACCGGCGTGTGTGAAACCGATTTTTCCGGCTACCCTGACTGCCGTGATGAATTCGTCAAAGCGCTGAATAATGCCGTCAGTCTGGGCATGGCGCGCCATATTCGTTTCGAAACGCCGCTGATGTGGCTCAACAAAGCCGAAACCTGGGCACTGGCGGATTACTGGCAACAACTGCCGCTGGTACGTGCTGAAACCCTGACCTGCTACAACGGCATCAAAGGTGATGGTTGTGGCGAATGTGCCGCCTGCCATTTGCGTGCTCGCGGGTTGACGGATTATCAGGCCAATGCTGCGGCAATCATGGCCCAGATGAAACAAAAAAGCGGGCTGGCTTGA